The Candidatus Dadabacteria bacterium region TCAGATAGGAATTAAGAACCGTCGTCGAAGTCCTCTCATACTCCCTGAATTCCGCGACAAGCTCAGAGGAGAGGGTAATCGGGATACCGAGTTCGGAAAGCGCAGCCGCAACCCTGCGTTCATTCTCGGGGTTTGCGTACGAATGGAGAAAACAGACCGCTATCGCCTCAATGCCGAGAGAAGATATCTCCTCCTTTATTTTCTCTACTTCAGCTTCATCCGGACAGACAAGCACACAACCGCGGTAATCCGTTCTCTCGGAAACCCCGAACCTGAGTTCCGGCGACACAAGAGGGACGGCCGGACTCCATAGCAGATCATACAGTTTCTCCCTGTTCTGTCGCCTGATCTCGATTACGTCTTCGAAACCCCTTGTGGTGACAAGGCAGGTCTTTGCCCCTTCCCGTTCCAAAAGAGCATTCGTGGCCACGGTGGTTCCGTGAATGATTTCCGATATATGGGAGAACTCAACGGGATGGGTTTTAAGCCCGTTCAGTACTGCTATCGAAGGATCACGGGGAGTGGAAGGAACCTTGTTTACCGATATTTCCTTTCCATCGAAGAAAACAAAATCGGTGAAAGTTCCTCCCGCGTCTATGCCTACCGAGAGCATAAAAAGATGGTTACCTCGCTGTGCGCGGGTTAAAACCGCACGGGGCTACGTGCGCAATCAGTAATTATCTCTATCCTTGGGATATATGACGTTTACCTTTCCTTCGGCTATCTCTCTTAACGCCGAAACAACATGTTTGTTGTCATCGTTCTCAGACGCCACCACGGTAGCTCCCTTGGATATCTGGCCTGCTCTTTTCATCGCTGCGATGGAGAGAGCAAACCTGTTTTCAACTTTCTCTAAGCAGTCTTCAATTGTAATTCTGGCCATGGATTGTTACCTTCCTTAATCAGTACCTAACCTGAATACTATACCCTATATCATTCGACTCTTCACGGTAATGTCAATTAATCCCGCCTTGATACCAGGGTGCTTCCGTTCTAGATTAAGCGCCTGTAGAATTTGAATTTGCGCAATCCTTATCCATAACAGAACGATTTTTCATTCCTTTCTTAGCGGCTTTCCAGGCGGTTTTTCCTGTTTCACAACCATTCTTGCTCCCCTTTTTTCGTCATCGCACGGATAAACCCTGCTTTTTCTACAGAACGGAATCACCGTGCCTTTTATTTGACTTCACTCTCTCTCCATGTAGACTCTGTCCCAAGCGCGTGCGGCAAAATCTCGGACGCCGTTACGGATAGAGGCAATCCTGGAGCCCGACAAAGTCGCCCCTGAGAAGGCAGGAGAGGGAATGCGAGTCCTCTCGCGCGTGCCAAAGGGAACCCGGCGACCCCTTAATTTTTTTCTTTCCTCAGCACTTTTCCGCGCTTCCTGAGTTTCTCCCTGTCCTTCTCGCCCTGATCTAGCCGAAAAAAAGAAAGCTGGTTCCCTCCCCGTTTTCCAACCTGCAGGGGGATGAGATAATGCGTGTCGCCTATCTTCCTGGCTAGGAGCACGTCCGCTTCCCTGCCGGGATTGGGGAGAATCTCTCCGTTGTCCAGCATGTCCTGCACCTTAAGGAAATCGCTCGCGGTTATGTCGTGGTGGGCTTTCCTGACGTGGGTCTTCCTGTCCGCGTATATCCTGACTTCTTGGGTTTTCCCGGCACCGACGATCTTCCTTGTCTCCGCGTTCATGACCGCGACGAACTGGCCG contains the following coding sequences:
- the rpoZ gene encoding DNA-directed RNA polymerase subunit omega — protein: MARITIEDCLEKVENRFALSIAAMKRAGQISKGATVVASENDDNKHVVSALREIAEGKVNVIYPKDRDNY